The Pseudoalteromonas rubra region AGTATTTTCGTGATCAGGGGCTGAACGTATTGTTGCTGCTCGATTCGGTGACTCGTTATGCCATGGCGCAGCGTGAAATCGCGCTGGCAGTGGGTGAGCCTCCGGCAACCAAAGGTTATCCACCTTCGGTGTTTGCTAAATTGCCGGCTTTGGTCGAACGGGCGGGTAACGGTGGGGAAGGTCAGGGGTCGATCACGGCTTTCTTCACGGTATTGAGTGAAGGGGACGATATGCAAGACCCGATTGCAGATTCCGCTCGGGCAATTCTTGATGGGCACATTGTTTTGTCGCGGGAGCTGGCTGACAGTGGTCATTATCCGGCCATTGATATTGAGAAGTCCATTTCACGGGTAATGCCGCAGGTGGTATCGGAAAGTCACATGCAGCAGGCGCGTGTGCTCAAACAGGTTTATTCTATGTATCAGCAAAATAAAGATATGATCACATTGGGTGCCTACCAGCAAGGGAGTGATCCCATGTTGGATCAGGCTATCAATATGATGCCCAATATCAACGCCTTCTTGCAGCAAGGAATGAAAGACGTGTTGCACTATGATGAATGCCTGCAAGGTCTGGCACAACTTCTGGGACAGGGCTAATGGCAAATAACAAACTTGACTTATTGTTCAAACTTGAAAGCGAGAAAGAAGAAAAGCTACGCCTTAATTTTATTCAGGCGGAGCAAAATTTTCATGCGAATCAACAAAAGCTCAATGGCCTGAATGATTTTCGTCTTGAATATAGTCAACAGCTTCATCAAAAAGCGCAGCAAGGTCTCTCGAGTGCGGGGTTTGGCCAATATCACGCTTTTATCAGTAAGATTGAAGAGGCCATTCGGCAGCAGGCTAATACCGTTGCCACCGCTAAGCGAGTGGTGGATCAGCGTCGTAAGTTATGGTTAGAGCAACAAGTGAAAGCCAAAGCGATTGCCAAGCTGATAGAGAAAAAGGCGTTTGAAGAACAACAAAGGCTGGCCAAAGCAGAGCAGAAAATGCTTGATGAGTTTGCTACCAATATCTTCATGCGTCGCAAGCTCGCACAATAATAAAAGGTGTCAAAAATAGTTCATGAATGGCGTGCTTTTTGCAATGTTAATCCAGTATATCAATTTAATCCGGTTAGCGGCGCAAGTTTGCCGCACATATAGGTGGAAATATGGTCAATGTTTCGCTAGAAGTAGCAATCAATAACGGAGTTTCGGCGAAGGGAAAAGATCAAACGGAACAAGCGGAAGAGTCAGGGTTTCTTGCCATGCTTGCTCAGGCAGAGCAAGACAGCGGTGATGAAACGTCTCAGTCTGATGGGCAAAACGCGGGCGAATTTGCCCCATTGCCTGAGGGCCTGGACCGCCGTTTAGGTCTCGATGATAGCCATTTGCCGAAAAAACAAAATACCGCGCCGGATGAACCTTTACGGCTGGATGACTCCGAGTTACCAGGCAAGGGAAGTGCGGCAGCAGGTAGTGGTGCAAACCCCAGTGATGCTGATGAGCTGCTTGCTCAAATCACTTCCTCTAACGCGCAAAGTACAGACGTTGCCCACAATTTGGCACCAGTTCCCAAAGCGCTAAAAGATTATTTGGGTAAAGAAACGCTGGTGGTGCCACCTGAAACGAAAAAACCGCTCGACAACATTGGACCTGGACCGGTTGTACCAGCTCCTTTGGGTCAGGGGGAGTTGAGTCAGACTGACGACGCTGTGGATCCTAAGCTGCAAGAAGCGACATCTAAATCTGTCACCGCAGGCGCAAATGCGCTTCCCGATGGTAATCATCTGAAAGGCAAAATTCAGGTGGAGAGCGTGGATGAGTTAGTTATTCATAAACGGATTGATCGTGTGGGGCCTGGTATCATACAACCCAGCGATTCGTCTGGACCGGTGGCTGATGAGCTGCTTGCCAAAGGCGAAGGAAAATCTGCCAGTATCATGGAAGCGTTAAAATCTGACAATGCTGAAATAAATTTGAAAAGCAGTGACAAAGCGCAGGTCCAGGCCAAGTCTGTGAATGCTGAGCAGCCGCTTCCGGATGCTAAACTAGCTACTACACAAGCCGCGTCTGTACAAGCGAACCCTGCAAACGCAAACCCTGTAAATGCTCAAGAGATCTCATCGCAGCACGAACAAACACCTGAACAGGTTGCCGTGCATAAAGTGGTAACAGAAAAAGTGCCGTTCGACGGTAAAATCGCTCAGCGCCCGGTTGATCAGGTAGGCCCGGTGATAACAGCACCTCAGGGCGACCAGAAAGAGACCAAGCTCAGTGATAAAGTTCAGAGTGAGCAGAGCGAGTTTTTGCGCAATAGTAAATCTCAGGTGTCAGTCGCCGATAATGTGACTAAAGCACAACAGCCTGTGCAGCCACCTCAGGGCGCAAATGTAAACAGCACCGCTGACTTGAAAGCCATGGTTGACACACTTACTCCGCAGCAAAAGCAAACACTTGCGGCTAATTTACAGTCACAGCTAGATAGTGAAGAGCTAAGTGATCCTGAACATCGTGCAAAAGCGGAGCAGTTGTTGCAGCAGTTGGGTGTCAAACCGACCGGGACAACGTCCGGCAAAGCTGAAGGTGTAACAGCACCAGTTGTGTCAAATGTGGAGCAGTCAGGTCAAGCTGAGCAGGCCAAAGTGTCTGATAAAGACAATAACGCTGCCAGAATAACTGATCCGATAGCGCCAGAAAAGGTTAACAAACAGGCGGCGACAGTGAGCCAGTCTGGAGCAAATAGCGTAGATCAGAAACCGCAAAGTAAAGATGCTCAACATCAGACGACTGTTACTGAGTTGCAAGAGAGTGAGCATCCGGAATTAGCCCAGCTTAAAAAAGAGGGTGGACAGTCCGAACAGCAAAATTCACAACAGCGTAGTGCTATGCCTGCACCGGTAGAAAATATCTTTAAAGCCATTCGTGGCGAGCGCATAGATGATGGACTGAAGCATGAATTTAATGAAGTGCTGGCACAGGTAGAGCAGGTTCGCCAGAATCAACAGGTTAATCAACAAAGCGCAGTAAATCAAAAAGCCATGCAAACCGACCCAGCTGTTAGTCAGGCCATCAACATTGCCCGCAATGATGCTGTGAAAGCATTGCAAGAGCGTGTGAACATGATGCTGAATATCAACAATAAAGAAGCAGAAATTCGTCTGGACCCACCCGAATTGGGCAGTATGCAGATCCGAATTCGTTCTGAAGGCGAGCAGGCTCAGGTAAACTTTGTGGTGCAAAACCAGCAAGCCAAAGAGCAGTTAGAACAGTCCATGCCCAAGCTCAGAGAGATGCTTGCTGAGCAGGGGATCCAGCTCGGAGAAAGCAATATTCAGCAGGGGCAGGGGGGAGAGCAACAGCAACAGGAATCATCCCAAGGTCATGGAACACTTGCTAATAATGGCAGTGAAGCGCAAAATAACGGCCAACAATCAACGACTAGCAGACGGCAAAGTGATTCAGCAATAGATTACTATGCATAACAGCTGCTATGATTAAGGTTAAAGTGATTTAAAGAAGCGCGAATATGGCAGAAGAAAGCGATTTAGAAATAGAAGAAACTGGTGGATCAAAGAAAAAGTTGATCATCATTATTGCCGCTGTGGTTGTTGTTTTAGGCGCAGTAGCAGGCTACTTTTTATTTGCAGGGTCAGATGACGCGCCCGAATCGCTGGCAGAAGAGACGACTGAGCAGCAAGAGCAGGCATCGCAGGAAAATGCGGCGCAAACAGGCAGCGCACTGTATGTTGCCATGCCTCGTCCCTTTGTATTTAACGTACCAGGCGCCAGTCGCGACCGCATTGTACAAATCAAAGTGCAACTGTTGGTACGCGGTGACGTCAACGAAGAGGTTGCAAAGAAGCATATACCTCTGATTGAAGGGACACTGCTAAGTGTGTTTTCGACCACAACCGCTGATGAACTGAGTACCAGTGCGGGTAAAGAAACTCTGCGCCTTGGTGCACTGGACAAAGTTCAGGCTGCAATGGAAAGCGTTGAGGGCAGCAAGGTGGTCGAGCGCGTGTTATTCACCGGTTTTGTAATGCAGTAGGAAGAGTCAGTGAGCGACTTATTATCACAAGACGAAATCGATGCCTTATTGCATGGTGTCGATGAGGTCGAAGAAGAAGAAGTCCCGGATAGTGACGATGGCGGCACCAGTAACGCCTTACAATATGACTTTTCGTCACAGGACCGTATCGTCCGTGGTCGCATGCCGACTTTGGAAATCGTTAATGAGCGATTCGCGCGGCACATGCGGATCAGTTTGTTTAACATGATGCGTCGTACTGCCGAGGTATCAATCAATGGCGTACAGATGCTCAAGTTCGGTGAGTACATTCACACGCTATTTGTTCCTACCAGTCTGAACATGGTACGTTTTCGTCCGCTCAAAGGAACAGGGTTGATCACTATGGAAGCCCGCCTGGTGTTTATCCTGGTGGATAACTTCTTTGGTGGGGATGGGCGCTACCATGCGAAAATCGAAGGGCGAGAATTTACGCCTACAGAGCGGCGGATCGTTCAGATGCTGCTCAAAATCATTTTTGAAGATTATAAAGAAGCCTGGGCACCGGTTATGGATGTGTCGTTTGAATATCTCGACTCGGAAGTGAACCCGGCGATGGCGAACATAGTCTCTCCAACAGAGGTTGTGGTGATCAGCTCATTCCATATTGAGCTGGATGGCGGGGGAGGAGACTTCCATATATCCTTGCCTTACTCAATGCTTGAACCTATTCGTGAACTGCTAGACGCGGGTGTTCAGTCTGACACTGAAGACACCGACCTGCGTTGGAGTAAGGCGCTGCGTGACGAAATTATGGATGTTGAAGTGGAGCTGTCTACACAATTACTCGAAGTAGACTTATCGCTTGACCAAATCATGCAGTTAAAAGCGGGTGATATCATTCCTGTTGAGATGCCCGAGCATATCACAGTATTTGTGGAAGAACTGCCGACCTTTAGGGCTAAAATGGGGCGTTCTCGTGACAATGTTGCGCTGCAAATCAGTGAGAAGATTAAACGTCCAGAATCTGTGAAGTCAGAACTTCACGTGTTTACGAAGGGCGGCAAGAAGCTGGACTCGGATGCTGAGTTGGCGGAGTTAGAAGAAGATCTGCACCTGTCTGAAGGTGTGGATTTAGATTGGTGATGAAGAAGTTAATTAAGGTAGTCAGTGCATGAGTGATGATCAAGATACAATGGACGAATGGGCGGCTGCACTCGCAGAGGCCGAGGAAGCTGACCAGGACGGTGCTGAAGCCGAAGTTGCGGAATTGGAAGAGTTGCAAGACAGCGGCGCTTCTCTGAGCGCTGATGAAAAGCGTAAGCTCGATACGATTTTAGACATCCCGGTCACCATTTCGATGGAAGTTGGGCGCTCTAAGATCAACATACGGAACTTACTTCAGTTGAACCAGGGGTCTGTTGTTGAACTGGACCGAGTGGCCGGTGAGCCTCTGGATGTGCTGGTCAATGGCACCCTGATTGCCCATGGCGAAGTGGTTGTTGTTAACGATAAGTTCGGTATTCGCCTGACTGACGTTATCAGCCAGGTTGAACGTATCAAAAAGCTTCGCTAACAGACCGCTAATGAGTGCTTTGATATTCTCCAGTGTGGCTGCGGTGCAGCCACCAGGTGGGCTCAGCAGTGAGCTGTTGTCTATGGGCCTGTCTTTGGCGTTTGTGGTGGTGGCAATCATTGGACTGGCCCTGCTTGTGAAACGCTTCAATCCCAATCTCGGTAATAGCCAGGATTTTAAAGTGATCCGCAGTCTGCCGCTTGGCAGCAAAGAGCGATTACTGGTCATTGAAATAGACGATAAACAACACTTGCTTGGTGTGACACCACACAGTATTAATTATTTATATCAGTTAGAGTCGCCTTTAGAAGTGACACCCACAGCCCCATTTGCTCAAGAACTCAGCCGCTTAATGTCTGGCGCAAATAACAATAAGAAATGAACCTATGATCCGATTTTTACTCCTTATCACAGTGTTGTGCTTTGCTCCGGGGGCGTTAGCTGACGGCATTGAGGCACTGAGTGTGACAACCAATCCGGATGGCTCTCAGGAATATTCAGTCACGCTGCAAGTGCTGGCCATAATGACAGCGCTGAGTTTTATTCCTGCTGCTGTGATTATGATGACTTCCTTTACCCGCATCATTGTGGTTTTGGCTATCCTGCGTCAGGCGATTGGCTTGCAGCAATCACCGTCTAACCAGGTATTGGTGGGAATGTCTTTGTTTCTGACCTTTTTTATTATGGCACCTATCTTTAACCAGATTAATGACCGTGCGGTACAGCCTTATCTGAATGAAGAAATGACGTCAATTCAGGCGCTTGAGCAAGCCAAGGAACCGATCAAAGCGTTTATGTTATCGCAAACTCGGATAAAGGATTTGGAAACATTTGCTAAAATAGCAGGCTACGATAAGCTGGACAGCCCGGAAGATACCCCGTTTGTGGTCATTATTCCGGCGTTTGTGACCAGTGAACTGCAAACCGCTTTTATCATCGGCTTTATGTTTTTCATCCCCTTCCTGATTGTGGATCTGGTGGTTGCCAGTGTACTGATGGCGATGGGTATGATGATGCTGTCACCTATGATAGTGGCCTTGCCTTTTAAGATTATGTTGTTTGTGCTGGTCGATGGCTGGTCTCTGATCATGGGTACCCTGGCTCGCAGCTTTGGCTTAGGAGTGTGACATGGAACCAGAAGTTTTTGTCGATATTCTGAGTGATTCGCTTTTTATTGTTATTAAACTGGTGACCGCCATTGTATTGCCGGGCCTGATGATAGGTCTGGTCGTGGCGGTATTCCAGGCGGCAACCTCGATCAACGAACAAACCTTAAGCTTCCTGCCCAGACTTATCGTCACCATTGTAGCCCTGATTTTCGGTGGTCACTGGATGACTCAAGTACTGATGGATTTTTTCAACCAGTTGGTGCTTCAGATCCCAGAAATCGCAGGGTAACGTGCCATGGAGTACCCCTTCGAACTCATTATTCAGGCGCTCAGTGACTATATGTTGCCGTTTATCAGGATCAGTTCGATGATTATGATAATGGCAGGTTTAGGGGCACAGAGTGTCCCAACCCGTATCAAGCTTGCTATGTCAGTTGTTGTGACTGTTTCGGTTGTTCCGGCTATTCCTCAGACCCAGTTCACCGACTTATTTTCTTTCGCCATGGTACTGGTGGTGATGCATGAAATTATAGTCGGGGTCTCAATCGGGTTTGCTTCTATACTGCTGCTCAATACGTTTATTGTTGCGGGTCAGATTCTGGCAATGCAAACGGGGCTTGGTTTTGCTTCAGTGGTCGACCCGGCCAATGGTTTGAGCGTACCGGCAGTCGGTCAGTTTTATCTGATTCTGGCGACATTGTTGTTTTTTGTTTTTAATGGCCACCTGATGATGATCAAGATGGTGGTGTATAGCTTTCAGAGCTGGCCCATTGATGGTAGCTGGTGGGTCGTTGATAATTATTGGCAGATTGTGACCTGGGGCAGCTGGCTATTTGCCACTGCGCTGGCATTGTCGCTGGCACCACTAACCGCCATGCTACTGATAAACCTGTCATTCGGTATTATGACGCGTGCAGCACCGCAGATGAATATTTTCTCTGTGGGGTTTGCTTTTACTATGGTGTCGGGTTTGTTGATCATCTGGGCAACGATGGGGAACTTTGTGATTCAATACGAGTTTCAGTGGCTGAAAATGACAGAATTAATGTGTAACCTGATCGGGTGCACGGTGTAATCGAGTAGCGGGAGCAAAACGATGGCAGAAGATTCTGGTCAGGAACGTACAGAAGAACCCACGGATAAGAAAATTGCAGATGCCCGTAAGAAAGGGCAAGTTGCCCGCTCAAAAGAGTTGGGCACGACATTTGTACTTATATTTTCTGCTGTGTCATTGTTGCTGTACGGCCCGGACATCGCCAAGGGGCTGTACAACATGATGGGTCGAATGTTTACACTGAACCGCAATGAAACCTATGACACCACCAAAATGTTTTCTGTCTGGGGAGATGCATTTTCCGAAATTATTTTTCCGCTGAGTATGTTTGTATTGATCATTATGGTGGCTGGGATTATTGGTAATACGCTGTTAGGTGGCTTTAATTTTAGCTGGCAAGCAGCGGCACCTAAGCCAAGTAAAATGTCCCCAATGAAAGGCATTAAACGGATGTTTGGGCCACAGGCCGCGGTGGAGTTGGTTAAGTCGATCCTCAAGTTTGTATTGGTGGCCGGGTTTGCGATATTGCTAATTAAGGTTTTCTTTTACGAGATACTGCACCTCAGTATCGAGCAAATCCCGGGCAGCATTATGCACTCCCTGGAAATTTTGGCCTGGATGTTTCTGGCGCTGAGTTGCACCATGATCATTATCTCGGCAATTGATGCGCCATATCAGAGTTACAATCATCATAAACAGCTCAAGATGACGCTACAAGAGGTCAAAGATGAGTATAAAAACTCGGAAGGTGATCCTCAGATTAAAGCCCGTATCCGGCGCACACAGCGTGAAATGTCGCAACGACGGATGATGCAGGAAGTGCCTGATGCCGATGTGGTGGTCACCAACCCAACTCATTACTCTGTGGCGCTAAAATACGACACAGAAAAAGCGGGGGCGCCTATGGTGATTGCCAAAGGCGTTGATGAACTCGCCATGCAGATCCGTAAAATTGCTAAAGGGAACGAAGTCCCCATTGTTGAATCACCTGTTTTAACCCGCTCTTTGTATCATACGACCGAAGTTGGCGACCAAATCCCACAAAAACTATTCACCGCTGTGGCCCAGGTGCTGGCCTACGTGTTTCAATTGAAAAAATTTAACAAGGGCCGTGGTAAGCGCCCGGTTGAATTAAAGAAAGACCTGCCCATTCCAGATGAACTGAAACACTAAGCTAATTGGTATCAAACTTGCTTTAATGTAACTGCGTCAATAATTTGTGGTTTGTAAGTTATGGATTTTAAAGCGGTTTTACAACAGATTAATCGAGATAAAAAAGAATATGCAAAAGGGGTCGGTACACCGGTACTGGTTCTGGCTGCATTGGGCATGGTGGTGTTACCTATGCCGCCATTTTTGCTCGATATCTTATTCTCATTCAATATCGCGCTGGCCCTGGTGGTTCTGCTGGTGACGGTTTACACCATGAAACCGCTTGAATTCGGTATGTTTCCATCAGTGCTACTGATTGCGACCATTTTGCGATTGGCGCTGAACGTTGCCAGTACCCGGGTGGTTTTGTTGGAGGGTCATAACGGCGGTGACGCAGCCGGTAAAGTGATCGAAGCATTTGGTTCCGTTGTGATTGGCGGTAACTATGCGGTGGGTCTGGTGGTCTTCCTTATTCTAATCATCATTAACTTTGTGGTTATTACCAAAGGTGCCGGTCGTATCTCTGAAGTATCTGCACGTTTTACCCTGGATGCAATGCCGGGTAAACAGATGGCGATAGACGCAGATTTGAATGCCGGATTTATCTCAGCAGACGAAGCGAGAACACGACGTGAAGAAGTAACCCGTGAAGCCGATTTTTATGGTTCGATGGATGGTGCCAGTAAATTCGTAAAAGGGGATGCCATCGCAGGCATCGTTATCCTGGCAATTAACATCATTGGTGGGTTGTTTGTAGGTATGGTTCAGCACGACCTGACGTTTAGCAGAGCCATGGAGGTATATACCTTACTGACAATCGGAGATGGTCTGGTTGCCCAGCTTCCTTCACTGTTACTGTCAATTGGTACTGCGATTGTGGTGACGCGTCAGAATGAATCGCACAACATGGGTGAGCAAATGACGCAGCAGCTGGGCAATGAGAAATCTTTGTCTATCGCTGCGGGGATCCTGATTGTTATGGGACTCGTACCTGGTATGCCTCATGTTGCCTTCCTCGGTCTGGGTGCCCTGATTGGATATCTGGCTTATTACTCACATCAACAAAAAATTAAAGCACAAGAACAGGAAGCTGAAGAGTCGAAAGGTGGCGCGGTTGCGTCTCAACAGCAGGAACAAAAAGAGCTAGGCTGGGATGATGTACAGCCAGTCGATGTGATTGGCCTGGAAGTGGGTTATCGCCTGATCCCGCTGGTTGATCAGTCGCAAGGTGGTGAGCTGTTAAATCGAATTAAAGGGGTGCGTAAAAAGCTATCTCAGGAACTGGGCTTTTTGGTACCGCCCGTCCACATCCGCGATAACCTGGAACTGGACCCAAATGCATATCGCATCACCTTGATGGGTGTGGGTTCTGGAGATGGTGAGCTGAAGCATGGTGATGAGCTGGCCATCAACCCTGGTCAGGTATTTGGTCCAATTAATGGCGTGGCGACCAAAGATCCTGCGTTTGGCCTGGAAGCGGTATGGATCAAACCAGAGCAAAAAGATGAAGCACATTCTCTGGGCTACACAGTGGTTGACGCAGCGACGGTCGTGGCGACACATATCAGTCAGCTGTTGACCAATAACGCGTCTTTACTTCTGGGGCATGAAGAGGTACAGAATCTGCTTGATATGCTGGCTAAGAGTCATCCTCGTCTGGTTGAAGGTCTGGTACCAGATATCTTGCCACTCACTACGATTGTGAAAGTACTGCAAAACTTGCTGAATGAAGGCGTTGCAATTCGTGACATGCGCTCTATTGTTCAGACCCTGGTTGAGTACGGTCCACGCAGTCAGGACCCGGATGTACTGACGGCTGCAGTGCGTATTTCACTGCGTCGATTGATCGTTCAGGATGCGGTAGGTGGGGCTGAAGAAATCCCTGTCATAACATTGGCGCCCGAGTTGGAACAGATGTTGCATAAGTCTCTACAGAACGCAGGTGATGAGGGGGCAGGCATAGAGCCAGGCCTTGCAGAGCGGCTTCAAGGTTCATTAAGAGAAGCCCATCAAACGCAAGAAATGCTCGGCGAGCCGTCCATCTTATTAACCTCAGGTATGTTAAGAAGTGTGCTGTCAAGATTTGTAAAACACACCATACCGGGACTGAGAGTGATGTCATATCAGGAAGTACCGGATGAGAGACAAATCAAGATAGTGAGCTCAGTTGGACAGTAGAGGACTAGAAGGGGCTGACCATGAAAATTAAACGTTTTTTTGCAAAAGATATGCGTACTGCTTTAAAAGAAGTGAAAGAAGAGCTAGGTGCAGATGCAGTGATCATGTCAAATAAGAAACTGGCAGATGGCGTTGAAATCGTCGCTGCAGTAGACAATGATCGGACACCCGCTCCACAGCCTCAGGCAGCGCAGTCAGCTCCTCAGCAAAGCGCAGCGCAGGCTGCACCTCGCCAGGCAGCCCCAGGGCAAAGTGCTCAGCATAGTTACAGCCAGCCTGCCAGAATGGTTCGTCCTCAACCTCGCCGCGCAGAGCCTCAGAAGCAGGCGCAGGTTGCAGACAGTCTTGAAGCCTTGCTTGAGCGCCAAGCCCCTCGTCCTAAGTCGCCCGAGCTTGCTTCTATGTTTTCTCAGTCTGGCATTAACACCGATGACATGTTCGGCGCTCAGCAACGTAACGAAGCACCGGCAAAAGCAGCGCCCCAGGCTGCACGTCAACCGCGTTATGAAGCGCAAAGTCATGACTTTGATGGCCGTGATGCAGCCACTTCCTGGGAGTTTGGAGATGACCTCGATCAGGGCTTTGGTGACGAACCAGCGGCGCAGAAAAAAGCCAACGATGATGAAATGTCTTCGATGCGTGATGAAATGAACGCCATCCGCCAGTTACTCGAGTTTCAGTTGTCTGGGCTGATGAATCAGGAAATGGCACGTCGTGATCCAACCCGCGCTTGTTTGGTTGAGCGTCTTAAAGGCATGGGAATTGGTGCGGAGGTCGCAGAGCAGATGGCTTGCTTCATTCCTGATGACGTTTCTCGTAAAGAAGCGTGGAACGCATTGCTGAATATGGTTGTCAATCAAATGCATACAACAAACAACGATATTTTGCGTCAGGGCGGTGTATATGCGATGGTCGGACCAACAGGGGTTGGAAAAACCACAACAGTTGCAAAATTAGCAGCGCTGGGCGCACAGAAATATGGTGCAGACAATGTGGCACTGATCACAACGGATACC contains the following coding sequences:
- the fliO gene encoding flagellar biosynthetic protein FliO is translated as MSALIFSSVAAVQPPGGLSSELLSMGLSLAFVVVAIIGLALLVKRFNPNLGNSQDFKVIRSLPLGSKERLLVIEIDDKQHLLGVTPHSINYLYQLESPLEVTPTAPFAQELSRLMSGANNNKK
- the fliQ gene encoding flagellar biosynthesis protein FliQ, with the protein product MEPEVFVDILSDSLFIVIKLVTAIVLPGLMIGLVVAVFQAATSINEQTLSFLPRLIVTIVALIFGGHWMTQVLMDFFNQLVLQIPEIAG
- a CDS encoding flagellar hook-length control protein FliK, which translates into the protein MVNVSLEVAINNGVSAKGKDQTEQAEESGFLAMLAQAEQDSGDETSQSDGQNAGEFAPLPEGLDRRLGLDDSHLPKKQNTAPDEPLRLDDSELPGKGSAAAGSGANPSDADELLAQITSSNAQSTDVAHNLAPVPKALKDYLGKETLVVPPETKKPLDNIGPGPVVPAPLGQGELSQTDDAVDPKLQEATSKSVTAGANALPDGNHLKGKIQVESVDELVIHKRIDRVGPGIIQPSDSSGPVADELLAKGEGKSASIMEALKSDNAEINLKSSDKAQVQAKSVNAEQPLPDAKLATTQAASVQANPANANPVNAQEISSQHEQTPEQVAVHKVVTEKVPFDGKIAQRPVDQVGPVITAPQGDQKETKLSDKVQSEQSEFLRNSKSQVSVADNVTKAQQPVQPPQGANVNSTADLKAMVDTLTPQQKQTLAANLQSQLDSEELSDPEHRAKAEQLLQQLGVKPTGTTSGKAEGVTAPVVSNVEQSGQAEQAKVSDKDNNAARITDPIAPEKVNKQAATVSQSGANSVDQKPQSKDAQHQTTVTELQESEHPELAQLKKEGGQSEQQNSQQRSAMPAPVENIFKAIRGERIDDGLKHEFNEVLAQVEQVRQNQQVNQQSAVNQKAMQTDPAVSQAINIARNDAVKALQERVNMMLNINNKEAEIRLDPPELGSMQIRIRSEGEQAQVNFVVQNQQAKEQLEQSMPKLREMLAEQGIQLGESNIQQGQGGEQQQQESSQGHGTLANNGSEAQNNGQQSTTSRRQSDSAIDYYA
- the fliP gene encoding flagellar type III secretion system pore protein FliP (The bacterial flagellar biogenesis protein FliP forms a type III secretion system (T3SS)-type pore required for flagellar assembly.), which encodes MIRFLLLITVLCFAPGALADGIEALSVTTNPDGSQEYSVTLQVLAIMTALSFIPAAVIMMTSFTRIIVVLAILRQAIGLQQSPSNQVLVGMSLFLTFFIMAPIFNQINDRAVQPYLNEEMTSIQALEQAKEPIKAFMLSQTRIKDLETFAKIAGYDKLDSPEDTPFVVIIPAFVTSELQTAFIIGFMFFIPFLIVDLVVASVLMAMGMMMLSPMIVALPFKIMLFVLVDGWSLIMGTLARSFGLGV
- the fliL gene encoding flagellar basal body-associated protein FliL codes for the protein MAEESDLEIEETGGSKKKLIIIIAAVVVVLGAVAGYFLFAGSDDAPESLAEETTEQQEQASQENAAQTGSALYVAMPRPFVFNVPGASRDRIVQIKVQLLVRGDVNEEVAKKHIPLIEGTLLSVFSTTTADELSTSAGKETLRLGALDKVQAAMESVEGSKVVERVLFTGFVMQ
- the flhB gene encoding flagellar biosynthesis protein FlhB, which codes for MAEDSGQERTEEPTDKKIADARKKGQVARSKELGTTFVLIFSAVSLLLYGPDIAKGLYNMMGRMFTLNRNETYDTTKMFSVWGDAFSEIIFPLSMFVLIIMVAGIIGNTLLGGFNFSWQAAAPKPSKMSPMKGIKRMFGPQAAVELVKSILKFVLVAGFAILLIKVFFYEILHLSIEQIPGSIMHSLEILAWMFLALSCTMIIISAIDAPYQSYNHHKQLKMTLQEVKDEYKNSEGDPQIKARIRRTQREMSQRRMMQEVPDADVVVTNPTHYSVALKYDTEKAGAPMVIAKGVDELAMQIRKIAKGNEVPIVESPVLTRSLYHTTEVGDQIPQKLFTAVAQVLAYVFQLKKFNKGRGKRPVELKKDLPIPDELKH
- the fliJ gene encoding flagellar export protein FliJ yields the protein MANNKLDLLFKLESEKEEKLRLNFIQAEQNFHANQQKLNGLNDFRLEYSQQLHQKAQQGLSSAGFGQYHAFISKIEEAIRQQANTVATAKRVVDQRRKLWLEQQVKAKAIAKLIEKKAFEEQQRLAKAEQKMLDEFATNIFMRRKLAQ
- the fliM gene encoding flagellar motor switch protein FliM — encoded protein: MSDLLSQDEIDALLHGVDEVEEEEVPDSDDGGTSNALQYDFSSQDRIVRGRMPTLEIVNERFARHMRISLFNMMRRTAEVSINGVQMLKFGEYIHTLFVPTSLNMVRFRPLKGTGLITMEARLVFILVDNFFGGDGRYHAKIEGREFTPTERRIVQMLLKIIFEDYKEAWAPVMDVSFEYLDSEVNPAMANIVSPTEVVVISSFHIELDGGGGDFHISLPYSMLEPIRELLDAGVQSDTEDTDLRWSKALRDEIMDVEVELSTQLLEVDLSLDQIMQLKAGDIIPVEMPEHITVFVEELPTFRAKMGRSRDNVALQISEKIKRPESVKSELHVFTKGGKKLDSDAELAELEEDLHLSEGVDLDW
- the fliR gene encoding flagellar biosynthetic protein FliR produces the protein MEYPFELIIQALSDYMLPFIRISSMIMIMAGLGAQSVPTRIKLAMSVVVTVSVVPAIPQTQFTDLFSFAMVLVVMHEIIVGVSIGFASILLLNTFIVAGQILAMQTGLGFASVVDPANGLSVPAVGQFYLILATLLFFVFNGHLMMIKMVVYSFQSWPIDGSWWVVDNYWQIVTWGSWLFATALALSLAPLTAMLLINLSFGIMTRAAPQMNIFSVGFAFTMVSGLLIIWATMGNFVIQYEFQWLKMTELMCNLIGCTV
- the fliN gene encoding flagellar motor switch protein FliN, translated to MSDDQDTMDEWAAALAEAEEADQDGAEAEVAELEELQDSGASLSADEKRKLDTILDIPVTISMEVGRSKINIRNLLQLNQGSVVELDRVAGEPLDVLVNGTLIAHGEVVVVNDKFGIRLTDVISQVERIKKLR